A region from the Aegilops tauschii subsp. strangulata cultivar AL8/78 chromosome 5, Aet v6.0, whole genome shotgun sequence genome encodes:
- the LOC109757510 gene encoding probable ethylene response sensor 1, giving the protein MEGCDCIEPFWPTDELLIKYQYISDFFIALAYFSIPLELIYFVKKSSFFPYRWVLIQFGAFIVLCGATHLINLWTFTMHTKTVAIVMTVAKVSTAVVSCATALMLVHIIPDLLSVKTRELFLKKKADELDREMGLIRTQEETGRHVRMLTHEIRSTLDRHTILKTTLVELGRTLGLEECALWMPSRSGSSLQLTHTLRHPIPGGSSVQINLPVVNQVFSSNRAIIVPHTSPLARIRPVQGRYVPPEVAAVRVPLLHLSNFQINDWPELSAKSYAIMVLMLPSDSARKWHVHELELVEVVADQVAVALSHAAILEESMRARDLLMDQNVALDLARREAEMAIRARNDFLAVMNHEMRTPMNAIIALSSLLLETELTPEQRLMVETVLKSSNLLATLINDVLDLSKLEDGSFKLDISAFNLHAVFKEVMSFVKPIAAIKKLSVSVMLSPDLPLSAIGDEKRLMQTILNVCGNAVKFTKEGHISLVASVVKSDALREFRSTDFHPVATDGHFYVKVQVKDTGCGISSQDLSHVFTKFAHTQSGGNQGYNGSGLGLAICKRFVSLMGGHIWLESDGAGKGCTATFVVKLGACDAYQQPAVPLVWPSHAGSDPSGAAAAARWEERGLSNLKPRYQRSI; this is encoded by the exons ATGGAGGGCTGTGACTGCATCGAGCCGTTCTGGCCAACCGACGAGCTCCTCATCAAGTACCAGTATATCTCGGACTTCTTCATAGCCCTCGCTTACTTCTCCATTCCGCTCGAGCTCATCTACTTCGTCAAGAAGTCATCATTCTTCCCCTACCGATGGGTCCTCATCCAGTTCGGCGCCTTCATCGTCCTCTGCGGGGCCACCCACCTCATAAACCTATGGACCTTCACCATGCACACCAAGACCGTCGCCATCGTCATGACCGTGGCCAAGGTCTCCACGGCCGTCGTGTCCTGCGCGACCGCCCTCATGCTCGTTCATATCATACCCGACCTTCTCAGCGTCAAGACAAGGGAGCTGTTTCTCAAGAAGAAGGCCGACGAGCTTGACAGGGAAATGGGACTGATACGCACGCAGGAGGAGACGGGGAGGCATGTCAGGATGCTCACCCATGAGATCAGGAGCACGCTTGACAGGCACACCATCCTAAAGACTACTCTGGTTGAGCTAGGGAGGACGTTGGGTCTGGAGGAATGTGCCTTGTGGATGCCATCACGGAGCGGTTCGAGCCTTCAGCTAACTCATACTCTGCGCCACCCGATCCCGGGTGGCTCGTCTGTGCAGATCAATCTTCCTGTTGTCAACCAAGTCTTCAGTAGCAACCGTGCGATCATCGTGCCGCATACGTCTCCGTTGGCAAGGATCCGCCCTGTTCAAGGCCGGTATGTCCCACCGGAGGTGGCTGCTGTGAGAGTCCCCCTGCTGCACCTTTCAAACTTCCAGATAAATGACTGGCCCGAGCTTTCGGCGAAAAGCTACGCGATTATGGTTTTGATGCTACCGTCTGATAGCGCGAGGAAATGGCATGTTCATGAACTGGAGCTCGTCGAGGTCGTCGCCGATCAG GTAGCTGTTGCCCTCTCTCATGCTGCTATTCTTGAAGAATCCATGCGAGCACGTGATCTACTGATGGATCAAAATGTGGCCCTAGATTTAGCTCGGCGAGAGGCTGAAATGGCAATACGTGCTCGCAATGACTTCCTAGCTGTGATGAATCATGAAATGCGAACCCCGATGAACGCGATAATAGCCCTCTCCTCCTTGCTACTAGAAACTGAACTTACCCCCGAGCAGCGCCTAATGGTGGAAACAGTGTTAAAAAGCAGCAACCTTTTGGCAACGCTCATCAACGATGTCTTGGATCTTTCAAAACTTGAGGATGGGAGTTTCAAACTAGATATAAGCGCATTCAATCTTCATGCTGTTTTCAAAGAG GTGATGAGTTTCGTCAAGCCGATTGCAGCCATAAAAAAACTCTCTGTGTCGGTTATGTTATCCCCTGACCTGCCCCTATCTGCCATCGGTGATGAGAAGCGACTCATGCAAACTATTCTTAATGTCTGTGGCAATGCTGTTAAGTTTACCAAGGAGGGCCACATATCGCTCGTAGCGTCGGTTGTGAAGTCTGACGCTCTAAGAGAGTTCAGAAGCACCGATTTCCATCCGGTTGCGACTGATGGCCATTTCTATGTAAAAGTTCAG GTTAAAGATACAGGGTGCGGCATCAGCTCCCAGGACCTATCCCATGTGTTCACAAAGTTTGCTCACACACAGAGCGGCGGGAACCAGGGGTACAACGGCAGCGGCCTCGGGCTCGCCATTTGCAAGAG GTTTGTGAGCCTGATGGGTGGGCACATATGGCTGGAGAGCGACGGGGCGGGAAAGGGCTGCACAGCGACGTTCGTGGTGAAGCTGGGGGCCTGCGACGCGTACCAGCAGCCGGCGGTCCCTCTGGTGTGGCCGAGCCACGCCGGCTCCGACCCGtctggcgcggcggcggcggctcgctgGGAAGAGAGAGGGCTGTCTAACCTGAAACCTAGGTACCAGAGGAGTATATGA
- the LOC109757525 gene encoding phosphatidylinositol 4-phosphate 5-kinase 2 isoform X2: MRRVAPATVASAHGGVHQGHDGDAHASPTAPHGCACPCRRGNGNGKAGASTAVGANAGGNASRSPEAKAPALPRICISDSAPGGCDVTKEASVSVAWPDEAATPRTNLEPPPQRWRRPGKTISKGHRNYHLMLNLQLGIRHAVGKSAAKPMRELSRADFDPREKFWTRFPPAGSKTTPPHSSSEFRWKDYCPMVFRHMRKLFAVDPADYMLAICGDDALRELSSPGKSGSFFYLTQDERLMIKTVKKSEVKLLIRMLPSYHKHVKRYKNSLITRFYGVHSVKPYGGQKVRFIVMGNLFCSEHRIHRRYDLKGSSYGRKSDRFEEETGDATTLKDLDLNFAFRMQRPLYKELHEQLRRDCAFLESEGIMDYSLLVGVHFCDDIVPASKMALSTFTTSPEELSANMLSACQSSVSMPEPCLSAKDLDKMADHRKPLARLGAHLPARAERTSMSNIDPFLSGGRGFSSGRSKSGGEAYDVILYFGIIDILRDYDISKRLEHAYKSLQTDPSSISAVDPRLYSQRFRDFMGRIFIKEC, encoded by the exons ATGAGGCGGGTGGCGCCGGCGACCGTCGCTTCTGCCCACGGAGGTGTCCACCAAGGCCACGACGGAGATGCCCACGCCTCGCCCACCGCGCCGCACGGCTGCGCCTGCCCCTGCCGCCGCGGCAACGGCAACGGCAAGGCGGGCGCGTCCACCGCCGTCGGCGCCAATGCCGGGGGCAACGCCAGCCGCTCGCCGGAGGCCAAAGCCCCCGCCTTGCCGCGGATCTGCATCTCGGACTCCGCCCCTGGCGGCTGCGACGTCACCAAAGAGGCCTCCGTCTCCGTGGCGTGGCCGGACGAGGCCGCCACCCCGCGCACCAATCTGGAGCCGCCGCCGCAACGGTGGAGGCGGCCCGGGAAGACCATCTCCAAGGGCCACAGGAACTACCACCTCATGCTCAACCTGCAGCTGGGCATCAG GCACGCGGTGGGGAAGTCGGCGGCGAAGCCGATGCGGGAGCTCAGCCGGGCGGACTTCGATCCCCGGGAGAAGTTCTGGACGCGGTTCCCGCCGGCGGGCTCCAAGACCACGCCGCCGCATTCCTCCTCCGAGTTCCGGTGGAAGGACTACTGCCCCATGGTCTTCAG GCACATGAGGAAGCTGTTCGCCGTCGACCCGGCGGACTACATGCTTGCCATCTGCGGGGATGACGCCCTGCGGGAGCTGTCGTCGCCGGGGAAGAGCGGGAGCTTCTTCTACCTCACGCAGGACGAGCGCCTCATGATCAAGACCGTCAAGAAATCTGAAGTCAAG TTGTTGATTCGGATGTTGCCGAGCTACCACAAACATGTTAAACGGTACAAGAACTCCTTGATCACAAGGTTCTACGGCGTTCACTCTGTGAAGCCATATGGTGGGCAGAAG GTGCGGTTCATCGTCATGGGCAACCTGTTTTGCTCAGAGCACCGGATCCATCGCCGTTACGATCTGAAAGGCTCCTCCTATGGCCGGAAATCCGACAGGTTTGAAGAAGAGACCGGCGATGCAACCACGCTCAAGGACCTGGACCTCAACTTTGCGTTCCGGATGCAGCGCCCTCTGTATAAAGAGCTTCATGA GCAACTTAGGCGAGATTGCGCGTTCTTGGAATCGGAGGGCATCATGGATTACAGTCTATTGGTTGGAGTTCACTTTTGCGATGATATTGTCCCTGCATCAAAGATGGCATTATCTACTTTTACTACTTCTCCTG AAGAGCTTTCGGCCAACATGCTGTCGGCATGCCAAAGCAGCGTCAGCATGCCTGAGCCATGCCTCTCAGCTAAAGATTTGGACAAGATGGCCGATCACCG GAAACCCTTGGCCAGACTGGGCGCACACCTGCCAGCTCGAGCGGAGCGCACATCCATGAGCAACATCGACCCGTTCCTCTCTGGCGGCAGGGGATTCTCGTCGGGCCGGAGCAAGAGCGGGGGGGAAGCCTACGACGTCATCCTCTACTTTGGGATAATCGACATCCTCCGGGACTACGACATCAGCAAGAGGCTGGAGCACGCGTACAAGTCGCTGCAGACGGACCCCAGCTCGATCTCCGCGGTCGACCCGAGGCTCTACTCGCAGAGGTTCCGGGATTTCATGGGCAGGATATTCATCAAGGAGTGCTAG
- the LOC109757525 gene encoding phosphatidylinositol 4-phosphate 5-kinase 2 isoform X1, translating to MRRVAPATVASAHGGVHQGHDGDAHASPTAPHGCACPCRRGNGNGKAGASTAVGANAGGNASRSPEAKAPALPRICISDSAPGGCDVTKEASVSVAWPDEAATPRTNLEPPPQRWRRPGKTISKGHRNYHLMLNLQLGIRHAVGKSAAKPMRELSRADFDPREKFWTRFPPAGSKTTPPHSSSEFRWKDYCPMVFRHMRKLFAVDPADYMLAICGDDALRELSSPGKSGSFFYLTQDERLMIKTVKKSEVKLLIRMLPSYHKHVKRYKNSLITRFYGVHSVKPYGGQKVRFIVMGNLFCSEHRIHRRYDLKGSSYGRKSDRFEEETGDATTLKDLDLNFAFRMQRPLYKELHEQLRRDCAFLESEGIMDYSLLVGVHFCDDIVPASKMALSTFTTSPEELSANMLSACQSSVSMPEPCLSAKDLDKMADHRNFRKPLARLGAHLPARAERTSMSNIDPFLSGGRGFSSGRSKSGGEAYDVILYFGIIDILRDYDISKRLEHAYKSLQTDPSSISAVDPRLYSQRFRDFMGRIFIKEC from the exons ATGAGGCGGGTGGCGCCGGCGACCGTCGCTTCTGCCCACGGAGGTGTCCACCAAGGCCACGACGGAGATGCCCACGCCTCGCCCACCGCGCCGCACGGCTGCGCCTGCCCCTGCCGCCGCGGCAACGGCAACGGCAAGGCGGGCGCGTCCACCGCCGTCGGCGCCAATGCCGGGGGCAACGCCAGCCGCTCGCCGGAGGCCAAAGCCCCCGCCTTGCCGCGGATCTGCATCTCGGACTCCGCCCCTGGCGGCTGCGACGTCACCAAAGAGGCCTCCGTCTCCGTGGCGTGGCCGGACGAGGCCGCCACCCCGCGCACCAATCTGGAGCCGCCGCCGCAACGGTGGAGGCGGCCCGGGAAGACCATCTCCAAGGGCCACAGGAACTACCACCTCATGCTCAACCTGCAGCTGGGCATCAG GCACGCGGTGGGGAAGTCGGCGGCGAAGCCGATGCGGGAGCTCAGCCGGGCGGACTTCGATCCCCGGGAGAAGTTCTGGACGCGGTTCCCGCCGGCGGGCTCCAAGACCACGCCGCCGCATTCCTCCTCCGAGTTCCGGTGGAAGGACTACTGCCCCATGGTCTTCAG GCACATGAGGAAGCTGTTCGCCGTCGACCCGGCGGACTACATGCTTGCCATCTGCGGGGATGACGCCCTGCGGGAGCTGTCGTCGCCGGGGAAGAGCGGGAGCTTCTTCTACCTCACGCAGGACGAGCGCCTCATGATCAAGACCGTCAAGAAATCTGAAGTCAAG TTGTTGATTCGGATGTTGCCGAGCTACCACAAACATGTTAAACGGTACAAGAACTCCTTGATCACAAGGTTCTACGGCGTTCACTCTGTGAAGCCATATGGTGGGCAGAAG GTGCGGTTCATCGTCATGGGCAACCTGTTTTGCTCAGAGCACCGGATCCATCGCCGTTACGATCTGAAAGGCTCCTCCTATGGCCGGAAATCCGACAGGTTTGAAGAAGAGACCGGCGATGCAACCACGCTCAAGGACCTGGACCTCAACTTTGCGTTCCGGATGCAGCGCCCTCTGTATAAAGAGCTTCATGA GCAACTTAGGCGAGATTGCGCGTTCTTGGAATCGGAGGGCATCATGGATTACAGTCTATTGGTTGGAGTTCACTTTTGCGATGATATTGTCCCTGCATCAAAGATGGCATTATCTACTTTTACTACTTCTCCTG AAGAGCTTTCGGCCAACATGCTGTCGGCATGCCAAAGCAGCGTCAGCATGCCTGAGCCATGCCTCTCAGCTAAAGATTTGGACAAGATGGCCGATCACCG GAACTTCAGGAAACCCTTGGCCAGACTGGGCGCACACCTGCCAGCTCGAGCGGAGCGCACATCCATGAGCAACATCGACCCGTTCCTCTCTGGCGGCAGGGGATTCTCGTCGGGCCGGAGCAAGAGCGGGGGGGAAGCCTACGACGTCATCCTCTACTTTGGGATAATCGACATCCTCCGGGACTACGACATCAGCAAGAGGCTGGAGCACGCGTACAAGTCGCTGCAGACGGACCCCAGCTCGATCTCCGCGGTCGACCCGAGGCTCTACTCGCAGAGGTTCCGGGATTTCATGGGCAGGATATTCATCAAGGAGTGCTAG
- the LOC109757525 gene encoding phosphatidylinositol 4-phosphate 5-kinase 2 isoform X3 yields the protein MPGATPAARRRPKPPPCRGSASRTPPLAAATSPKRPPSPWRGRTRPPPRAPIWSRRRNGGGGPGRPSPRATGTTTSCSTCSWASGTRWGSRRRSRCGSSAGRTSIPGRSSGRGSRRRAPRPRRRIPPPSSGGRTTAPWSSGRHMRKLFAVDPADYMLAICGDDALRELSSPGKSGSFFYLTQDERLMIKTVKKSEVKLLIRMLPSYHKHVKRYKNSLITRFYGVHSVKPYGGQKVRFIVMGNLFCSEHRIHRRYDLKGSSYGRKSDRFEEETGDATTLKDLDLNFAFRMQRPLYKELHEQLRRDCAFLESEGIMDYSLLVGVHFCDDIVPASKMALSTFTTSPEELSANMLSACQSSVSMPEPCLSAKDLDKMADHRNFRKPLARLGAHLPARAERTSMSNIDPFLSGGRGFSSGRSKSGGEAYDVILYFGIIDILRDYDISKRLEHAYKSLQTDPSSISAVDPRLYSQRFRDFMGRIFIKEC from the exons ATGCCGGGGGCAACGCCAGCCGCTCGCCGGAGGCCAAAGCCCCCGCCTTGCCGCGGATCTGCATCTCGGACTCCGCCCCTGGCGGCTGCGACGTCACCAAAGAGGCCTCCGTCTCCGTGGCGTGGCCGGACGAGGCCGCCACCCCGCGCACCAATCTGGAGCCGCCGCCGCAACGGTGGAGGCGGCCCGGGAAGACCATCTCCAAGGGCCACAGGAACTACCACCTCATGCTCAACCTGCAGCTGGGCATCAG GCACGCGGTGGGGAAGTCGGCGGCGAAGCCGATGCGGGAGCTCAGCCGGGCGGACTTCGATCCCCGGGAGAAGTTCTGGACGCGGTTCCCGCCGGCGGGCTCCAAGACCACGCCGCCGCATTCCTCCTCCGAGTTCCGGTGGAAGGACTACTGCCCCATGGTCTTCAGGTAG GCACATGAGGAAGCTGTTCGCCGTCGACCCGGCGGACTACATGCTTGCCATCTGCGGGGATGACGCCCTGCGGGAGCTGTCGTCGCCGGGGAAGAGCGGGAGCTTCTTCTACCTCACGCAGGACGAGCGCCTCATGATCAAGACCGTCAAGAAATCTGAAGTCAAG TTGTTGATTCGGATGTTGCCGAGCTACCACAAACATGTTAAACGGTACAAGAACTCCTTGATCACAAGGTTCTACGGCGTTCACTCTGTGAAGCCATATGGTGGGCAGAAG GTGCGGTTCATCGTCATGGGCAACCTGTTTTGCTCAGAGCACCGGATCCATCGCCGTTACGATCTGAAAGGCTCCTCCTATGGCCGGAAATCCGACAGGTTTGAAGAAGAGACCGGCGATGCAACCACGCTCAAGGACCTGGACCTCAACTTTGCGTTCCGGATGCAGCGCCCTCTGTATAAAGAGCTTCATGA GCAACTTAGGCGAGATTGCGCGTTCTTGGAATCGGAGGGCATCATGGATTACAGTCTATTGGTTGGAGTTCACTTTTGCGATGATATTGTCCCTGCATCAAAGATGGCATTATCTACTTTTACTACTTCTCCTG AAGAGCTTTCGGCCAACATGCTGTCGGCATGCCAAAGCAGCGTCAGCATGCCTGAGCCATGCCTCTCAGCTAAAGATTTGGACAAGATGGCCGATCACCG GAACTTCAGGAAACCCTTGGCCAGACTGGGCGCACACCTGCCAGCTCGAGCGGAGCGCACATCCATGAGCAACATCGACCCGTTCCTCTCTGGCGGCAGGGGATTCTCGTCGGGCCGGAGCAAGAGCGGGGGGGAAGCCTACGACGTCATCCTCTACTTTGGGATAATCGACATCCTCCGGGACTACGACATCAGCAAGAGGCTGGAGCACGCGTACAAGTCGCTGCAGACGGACCCCAGCTCGATCTCCGCGGTCGACCCGAGGCTCTACTCGCAGAGGTTCCGGGATTTCATGGGCAGGATATTCATCAAGGAGTGCTAG
- the LOC109757516 gene encoding carotenoid 9,10(9',10')-cleavage dioxygenase, whose amino-acid sequence MGEAQVVAAAATMGEDAQRKGAAMVVVPAPRPRKGVASWAVDLLERLAVRLRHDDEKAEPLPWLSGNFAPVPDETPPAAGLSVRGHLPKCLNGEFVRVGPNPKFAPVAGYHWFDGDGMIHAMRIKDGKATYVSRYVKTSRLEQEEYFGGAKFTKIGDLKGVFGLFMVLTQELRKKLKVLDVTYGFGTANTALIYHHGKLMALSESDKPYVVKILEDGDLQTLGLLDYDKRLKHPFTAHPKVDPFTDEMFTFGYSHEPPYCTYRVITKGGIMLDPVPITIPESVMMHDFAITENYSIFMDLPMFFRPKEMAKNGEFIYKFDPTKNARFGILQRYEKDEKTIRWFELPNCFIFHNANAWEEGDEVILITCRLNNLDLDQVNGHQSDKLEDPGNELYEMRFNMKTGAASQKQLSVSAIDFPRINESYTGRKQRYVYCTILESTVKVTGILKMTGIIKFDLHAEPESDKEQLEVGGNVRGIYDLGPGRFCSEAVFVPKEPSVLGEEDDGYLIFFVHDENTGKSEINVIDAKTMSADPVAVVELPSRVPYGFHAFFVNEEQLGHQVER is encoded by the exons ATGGGAGAAGCACAAGTAGTAGCGGCGGCGGCCACCATGGGAGAAGATGCCCAGAGGAAGGGAGcggcgatggtggtggtgcctgcgCCGCGGCCGCGCAAGGGGGTGGCGTCCTGGGCGGTCGACCTGCTCGAGCGGCTCGCCGTCCGCCTCCGCCACGACGACGAGAAGGCCGAGCCGCTCCCATGGCTCTCCGGCAACTTCGCCCCCGTGCCCGACGagaccccgcccgccgccggcctaTCCGTCCGGGGACACCTCCCG AAGTGCTTGAATGGAGAATTTGTCAGGGTGGGGCCTAACCCCAAGTTTGCCCCTGTTGCAGGGTATCATTG GTTTGATGGGGATGG AATGATCCATGCAATGCGTATTAAAGATGGAAAAGCTACATATGTATCAAGATACGTGAAGACTTCTCGCCTCGAGCAGGAAGAGTATTTTGGTGGAGCAAAGTTTACCAAG ATTGGAGATCTAAAGGGTGTTTTTGGATTGTTTATGGTTCTAACGCAAGAACTCAGGAAGAAACTTAAAGTCTTAGATGTTACTTACGGATTTGGAACAG CTAATACTGCGCTTATATATCATCATGGCAAACTCATGGCCCTATCAGAATCAGATAAACCTT ATGTTGTTAAGATCCTTGAAGATGGAGACTTGCAAACTCTTGGGTTGTTGGATTATGACAAAAGGTTGAAGCATCCTTTCACCGCTCATCCAAAGGTTGATCCATTTACAG ATGAAATGTTCACCTTTGGTTACTCGCATGAACCTCCATATTGTACATATCGGGTCATCACTAAGGGTGGAATTATGCTTGACCCTGTGCCAATAACAATACCGGAATCTGTAATGATGCATGACTTTGCCATTACAGAGAACTATTCAATATTTATGGACTTGCCAATGTTTTTTCGACCAAAG GAAATGGCGAAGAATGGTGAATTTATCTACAAGTTTGATCCTACAAAGAACGCTCGGTTTGGTATACTCCAACGCTATGAAAAGGACGAAAAAACCATCAGATGGTTTGAACTCCCCAATTGCTTCATATTCCACAATG CGAACGCCTGGGAAGAGGGTGACGAAGTTATTCTGATTACATGTCGTCTCAACAACCTAGATTTGGACCAAGTGAATGGTCACCAAAGTGACAAGCTTGAGGATCCCGGGAATGAGTT GTACGAGATGCGATTCAACATGAAAACAGGTGCTGCTTCGCAGAAACAACTATCAGTATCTGCCATAGACTTTCCTCGAATCAATGAGAGTTATACTGGCAG AAAGCAGCGGTACGTCTACTGCACGATACTTGAGAGCACAGTGAAGGTGACTGGCATCTTAAAAATGACTGGCATCATAAAATTTGACCTACACGCGGAGCCAGAGAGCGACAAGGAGCAGCTTGAAGTTGGAGGGAATGTGAGGGGCATATATGACCTGGGGCCTGGTAGGTTTTGTTCTGAGGCGGTCTTTGTGCCCAAGGAGCCTAGTGTTTTAGGGGAAGAAGATGATGGGTACTTGATATTCTTTGTGCACGATGAAAACACAGG GAAATCCGAAATAAATGTGATTGATGCCAAGACGATGTCTGCTGATCCAGTGGCGGTTGTTGAGCTGCCGAGCCGGGTTCCTTATGGATTCCATGCCTTCTTTGTCAATGAG GAACAACTAGGACATCAAGTAGAGCGGTGA